The nucleotide window CCCGCAACTGCGGGTCAATGCCTCTTCACATTCGCACGACGCACCGCGCCGCCGCCGTCAAGCTTCAGGCACGCGCATGCGCGACATAGAGACGGCTGCCGCGAACCTCGCGAATGACGAACCATCCTGCGTCCGGCGACTCGCCCGGCAGCAACTCCACGTCCCATTCCGCGCCGCGGTACATCGCGCGAGCGAGACCGTCCGCCTGCCAGTGATCGACATGCAGGCGCTGACCGATATCGAGAATGGTGTTCGGGTCCGCCGTGGCGTCGACCTTGATGCGACGCCGCCCGAAACGGCTTCGACGCAACATCCAGACGGCAACGCCCGCAACGATTGCCGCCGCAACCCATTGCAGCGGCCAGTCCGCGCGCAACAGCGCCGCAATGCCGCCCGCCGCCATGCCAAGGGCAACCATCAGCAGATAGAACGTCCCGCTCGCCAGCTCCAGCACCACGACCAATCCGGCGACGCCGAACCAAAGCCAAGCCTGCTCCATCGCAACTCCCAGACACAAAAAAACCCCAGTGTGATACCGGGGTTTATAGCATGAAACCCACCGATCGGCGTATGCGTCCCAAGGGAGGCACCTGCCTTTCGGTGGCGTCCGAGATGCCGCTCGGACGCTTCCGACTACCGACGTCAGATCGTGATCGTGACGCTTACTTCGCCAGCTTGGCGAGTTGCTGCCACGTCTCGATGACCGTGTCCGGGTTGAGCGACATCGATGCGATGCCTTCCTTGGCCAGCCACTCGGCCAGGTCCGGATGATCCGACGGACCCTGCCCGCAGATGCCTACGTACTTGCCTTTCGACAGACAGGCCTTGATGGCGCGGCTGAGCATGAACTGCACCGCCGGGTCGCGTTCGTCGAAATCCTTGGCCAGCAGCTCCATGCCCGAGTCGCGATCCAGACCCAGCGTGAGCTGCGTCAGATCGTTCGAACCGATCGAGAAGCCGTCGAAGTACTCGAGGAACTCGTCGGCCAGAATGGCGTTCGACGGCACTTCACACATCATCACCAGCTTCAGGCCGTTTTCGCCGCGCTTGAGGCCATACTCGCCAAGCATGCCCACCACGCGCTCCGCCTGACCCAGCGTACGCACGAACGGCACCATGATCTCGACGTTCGTCAGGCCCATCTCGTCACGCACGCGCTTCAGTGCACGGCATTCCATCTC belongs to Pandoraea pnomenusa and includes:
- a CDS encoding NfeD family protein codes for the protein MEQAWLWFGVAGLVVVLELASGTFYLLMVALGMAAGGIAALLRADWPLQWVAAAIVAGVAVWMLRRSRFGRRRIKVDATADPNTILDIGQRLHVDHWQADGLARAMYRGAEWDVELLPGESPDAGWFVIREVRGSRLYVAHARA